From Nicotiana tabacum cultivar K326 chromosome 15, ASM71507v2, whole genome shotgun sequence, the proteins below share one genomic window:
- the LOC107796924 gene encoding F-actin-capping protein subunit beta-like, whose amino-acid sequence MEAAMGLMRRIPPKHTETALSALLSLLPHHSSDLLSQVDQPLKVLCDMESGKEFILCEYNRDADSYRSPWSNKYHPPLEDAPQPSPELRKLEVEANEVFAIYRDQYYEGGISSVYMWEDENEGFVACFLIKKDGSKSGHGRRGYLQEGAWDAIHVIEVGPEEEGIAQYCLTSTVMLTLTTDNESSGSFNLSGSIRRQMSMKLSVSDGHLCNMGKMIEEMEGKLRNSLDQVYFGKTKEMVCTLRPPAELVTLPDS is encoded by the exons ATGGAAGCAGCAATGGGATTGATGAGAAGAATTCCACCAAAGCATACAGAAACTGCTCTCTCTGCTCTGCTTAGTCTCTTACCTCATCACTCTTCAGATCTCCTTTCTCAAGTTGATCAGCCTCTTAAG GTATTGTGCGATATGGAGTCTGGTAAAGAGTTCATACTCTGCGAGTATAACAGAGATGCTGACTCATATAG GTCTCCTTGGTCAAATAAGTATCATCCACCGTTGGAAGATGCGCCTCAACCTTCTCCAGAGCTGAGGAAACTTGAGGTTGAAGCAAATGAAGTCTTTGCTATCTATCGTGACCA GTACTATGAAGGTGGCATCTCATCAGTTTATATGTGGGAAGATGAAAATGAAGGTTTTGTTGCTTGTTTCTTAATAAAGAAAG ATGGCTCCAAGTCTGGACATGGTAGAAGGGGGTATCTCCAGGAAGGAGCCTGGGATGCCATACATGTTATTGAG GTGGGACCAGAAGAGGAAGGAATTGCCCAATACTGCCTGACTAGTACGGTGATGCTGACCTTGACTACAGACAATGAGTCATCAGGCTCGTTCAATTTGTCTGGATCAATTAGAAGACAG ATGAGTATGAAGCTCTCTGTCTCAGATGGTCATCTGTGTAACATGGGAAAGATGATTGAAGAGATGGAGGGTAAGCTGAGAAACTCCTTGGATCAG GTATATTTTGGGAAGACAAAGGAAATGGTTTGTACTCTGAGGCCACCTGCTGAACTGGTGACATTGCCGGACAGCTGA